GTTCTTTGATCCACTCCAGGTGATGAAGAGACCCACTACTATTTAGTAGACACAAGCGTAGTTGTACCTGGTGCTGCTGTCTCAGAGCTGCAATTTAATCTTATTAAGGAGGAACCTTTTATTGTTCACAATCTCAAGGTTTGcagttctatttatttattgacaGTATTACCAAAAGAATAATCTCAACAAACCTTGGCCTACAATGAAGGACTAACTATGAGATTGAGAGTTAAAacgaatttaaaaatatgttggCACTTAGAGTGTTATTCGTTTTCTTACAGAGGTCAAGCACTTCTATTTTTCAACAATCCACATTGTCTATCACTGGAATGCTGGAGAGATTTTTGCTGATTGTGAATAGTTTATACAGTTATGATAGAGTTATAggtgtattttctttttcttgttgaaGGTATGAAAACTAGATCCCCTTGACATGTCATCTTGCAGCCTGAGGGAAGTAATTTGTCTTGGGATGAGATTTGTATTACTAAAACTAAATTCAGGATTGTGGGATTAAAAGGAATTTGTTTAAGATGAATATATTAAGAactctatatataatttaataaactaatgtataaaaatttaaatcaatccATGCATATGCATagcatttaaatttttgtacaaTTGAGGTATGCTACAAGGCAACCATCTGTGAATCAAAACAATGTCTAAGTGAACCATTTACAATCTGCCATAGGGGTTATTCACATACTTGTGTGATGATTTATGGTACNNNNNNNNNNNNNNNNNNNNNNNNNNNNNNNNNNNNNNNNNNNNNNNNNNNNNNNNNNNNNNNNNNNNNNNNNNNNNNNNNNNNNNNNNNNNNNNNNNNNNNNNNNNNNNNNNNNNNNNNNNNNNNNNNNNNNNNNNNNNNNNNNNNNNNNNNNNNNNNNNNNNNNNNNNNNNNNNNNNNNNNNNNNNNNNNNNNNNNNNNNNNNNNNNNNNNNNNNNNNNNNNNNNNNNNNNNNNNNNNNNNNNNNNNNNNNNNNNNNNNNNNNNNNNNNNNNNNNNNNNNNNNNNNNNNNNNNNNNNNNNNNNNNNNNNNNNNNNNNNNNNNNNNNNNNNNNNNNNNNNNNNNNNNNNNNNNNNNNNNNNNNNNNNNNNNNNNNNNNNNNNNNNNNNNNNNNNNNNNNNNNNNNNNNNNNNNNNNNNNNNNNNNNNNNNNNNNNNNNNNNNNNNNNNNNNNNNNNNNNNNNNNNNNNNNNNNNNNNNNNNNNNNNNNNNNNNNNNNNNNNNNNNNNNNNNNNNNNNNNNNNNNNNNNNNNNNNNNNNNNNNNNNNNNNNNNNNNNNNNNNNNNNNNNNNNNNNNNNNNNNNNNNNNNNNNNNNNNNNNNNNNNNNNNNNNNNNNNNNNNNNNNNNNNNNNNNNNNNNNNNNNNNNNNNNNNNNNNNNNNNNNNNNNNNNNNNNNNNNNNNNNNNNNNNNNNNNNNNNNNNNNNNNNNNNNNNNNNNNNNNNNNNNNNNNNNNNNNNNNNNNNNNNNNNNNNNNNNNNNNNNNNNNNNNNNNNNNNNNNNNNNNNNNNNNNNNNNNNNNNNNNNNNNNNNNNNNNNNNNNNNNNNNNNNNNNNNNNNNNNNNNNNNNNNNNNNNNNNNNNNNNNNNNNNNNNNNNNNNNNNNNNNNNNNNNNNNNNNNNNNNNNNNNNNNNNNNNNNNNNNNNNNNNNNNNNNNNNNNNNNNNNNNNNNNNNNNNNNNNNNNNNNNNNNNNNNNNNNNNNNNNNNNNNNNNNNNNNNNNATCTCAAATTTCtccacaaaattttaaaattcaaaaaaatacctGGTAATAATGAGCAAAGAAACATACCGCCTTAGCACGTCAGAGAGAGTGTGCCTGGTCGTGAATGTCGACACGATCGCGACACTCATCACCGACTGTTTAAGATCTCGCCACGTCATACTTTGAGATCATATGCGCAAACATGGGAAACGACGGAGATCCTTTGTGGGCCGCACGATTAGAATCCATCGGCTCATGATCTATCACGTGCCTCTCACAAGCAATGCAACGTGTCAACACTCCTTCGCTCGGCGCCGGTGACGACATCCTCTGCATCCCGCGCGGCATCTTGCCGCCTCTCGAGATTGACGAGGGTTATATGAAGAGAAGCTCAATTCGCTGTGAAATTCAcatccaaaaccctagaaatcccTCCCGATTTGATCAGCGGTGGGGTTGCAAACAAGATTTTGGGATTTAATTGGAGAAATTTCACGCAATTTGATCCTAATTTTGCTTCCATTTTGCAGGGATGGATCGGTTTTTCAGCCGGGCGACGCATACCCTAATCGAGGTCGTCTCGGAATCCATGGCGGGGACGAGATGCGGGATTGGGGACGAAGGGAAGGAGACTGAGGAGTGCCGGAATGACGTTGTAGCGCTGCGGTTGAAGTGTGTGGCGATCGTGCTGATCTTGCTGGCTGGGGCGGTGGGCGTCGCAATTCCGCTTATCGGAAGCCATCACCGGATGATCCGCGCCGATGGGAAGCCGTTTGCGTTGGCGAAGGCGTTGGCAGCGGGGGTGATTCTAGCGACGGGATTCGTCCATATGCTACACGATGCGGAGGAGGCGTTCGAGAATCCTTGCGTGCCACGGGTGCCGTGGCGGGAATTCCCCTTCGCGGGGTTTGTGGCGATGTTGGCGGCGCTGGGGACGCTGGTGGTGGACTTCGTGGCGACACAGTGGTATGCGAGGAAGGCCGAGGTGGAGGAgccagaggaggaggaggtggagggGATTAGGGTTCCGTTGGTGGCGGAGGGCGGGGAGAAGATGCACATCGTGGGAATGCGGGCGCACGCGGCGGCGCACCGGCACTCGAACGGGAACGAGATCGAAGATGACGGCGAGAGTTCGCGCCATGCGCGCCACGCTGTAGTTTCTCAGGTAATGCTGGtttttttatatggattttGCATGTAAACCCTTGTTAAATCTGCTAATTAGTTCATCTTGTAATtgttaaatgtttatttttatatttattttttggattttttttcggGTGTTGCCGAAATAGTTATCATCTCGTCATAGATTGTTAGAATTGTTGGTTTTCAAAACCAGAAGATTTCATAGaggtttatgaaggaaaaaaaagggattttttttctttcatttctcttACAATTCTAATAATTATCATCATATAACTCAATATTGTGTTGATTTAGAACAAAGTTTGATATTTTACTTAGGTGGaattataaaaaacattgtGAAACAGTAGGCAAAAACTGAAAGGTTTTAGTTTTCCGATAGAATGGAATGGCATTTTCATAATTAACGCAACACTACTTTTAGCATTGGAAAGAGCTCTACGTACAATATATAGTCCATTTTTTcagcttttattcttttttaatctCTTTCCTTAGAATTTTTCacctatatataattattctggttttatttttgcttaagaGCTTTCAGTAATAACATGCATGATCTAGGGACTTGCTAAGACTTACTAATAAGCACAATGTGTGTTATGGGAACACTTTACATATTATTCCTATGTCTGTTGAATGTGTGATCAGATTCTAGAGCTAGGTATTGTGTCACACTCAGTGATCATCGGGTTGTCGCTCGGAGTTTCACAAAGCCCATGCACCATCAGACCTCTAATTGCCGCACTCTCTTTTCACCAGTTCTTCGAAGGCTTCGCACTGGGTGGTTGCATCTCTCAGGTTAATTAATTGCCTAAACAATAACATACTTCATTATTCAATCCTGATGTAATTATGCTCTTAAACCTTATGCTGGTTTTTTATTGCATTGCAGGCGAATTTTGGAAAGATACATGTAATGTTAATGGCATTCTTTTTTGCAATCACAACACCATTAGGTGTTGGCATTGGAGCAGGCATAGCTTC
This genomic window from Dioscorea cayenensis subsp. rotundata cultivar TDr96_F1 chromosome 20, TDr96_F1_v2_PseudoChromosome.rev07_lg8_w22 25.fasta, whole genome shotgun sequence contains:
- the LOC120251129 gene encoding zinc transporter 10-like, producing the protein MDRFFSRATHTLIEVVSESMAGTRCGIGDEGKETEECRNDVVALRLKCVAIVLILLAGAVGVAIPLIGSHHRMIRADGKPFALAKALAAGVILATGFVHMLHDAEEAFENPCVPRVPWREFPFAGFVAMLAALGTLVVDFVATQWYARKAEVEEPEEEEVEGIRVPLVAEGGEKMHIVGMRAHAAAHRHSNGNEIEDDGESSRHARHAVVSQILELGIVSHSVIIGLSLGVSQSPCTIRPLIAALSFHQFFEGFALGGCISQANFGKIHVMLMAFFFAITTPLGVGIGAGIASSYNANSPRALVLEGLLDSISAGILIYMALVDLIANDFLNRSMKYNVHLQVTSYACLFLGACSMSALAIWA